In Mercenaria mercenaria strain notata chromosome 13, MADL_Memer_1, whole genome shotgun sequence, a single window of DNA contains:
- the LOC123528792 gene encoding TBC1 domain family member 25-like: MSGFYGIDNNREVIRVHVKKCDGLMQPESKKFSIDPQITSFEMLQNLLAKAFDIKSDFTISYLSQDGGQEVYLSMLSDWDMDAAFQNASDPCLKLKVELKPFDETLEDWDIIAPVEIPQYRMAFLDKGTFLGNITGTISNRVERTVSHVQRVIGMKSEDEQQYRPIKSPMTDMEFRNYLDSDGHMVKPEEFRLSIYQGGIEPSLRRVVWRHLLNIYPKDMSGRERFDYMKKKEKEYFELRDKWRNLFSTRQVSEEAKHVASLVKKDVLRTDRGHKYYSGGDDSKNLVALYNLLVTYALTHPEVSYCQGMSDIASPLLVVQKEEAQAYLCFCGLMKRLRSNFMYDGEAITTKLQHLSTLVQFYDPVFNAYMKSHGAEDLFFCYRWLLLEMKREFPFEDALYMLEVMWSTIPPCPPEGQLELCDTEYSPALMMSVSPNSPSFGLKTQYSHLLAKRRMTCHVKENAESKSPKVSQSPKSTSTSYRNFVNDGLTDIQEEKCGSVEKSGNKSVENGRSESTESNSSKDSSPVETVPLSLQNGSASQEKADLENSYQNSRYMKKSSEENGKENSNTETDEGVANSSTGSSNSSSYMSASQSIERFPSLITASVEDKTELNDSEVISVSESKTLTDNGTVLENIFSDTPNCDQSVGKQEVDVTGHSRVPHSEDESEDQAQFHLSLDETDRLVEKKKNNIPQIKGSFFSGMKRILSSPKRRPGQSQQCNGKTMVHKANTKTENNNKSINTAVQDLKLSPRNGDEHTLFEVNRMIKSLNSIPKEPGDSDSGTGSLTSSTNSIHVLGIKNRSSSQGSEKPVEVLTKDQRDFFDKKYKETVCDIPKAKKDIGTLCSDNTPSFCVDHFNINSDETARTDESKDAIGISDCVEATDPDEGKLAKFKQLPTPDEFGYGNPFLMFLCLTVLLQHRDIIMKSGMEYDELAMYFDKMVRKHNVNKVLHQTRIMYTEYIRMQQKLLEGDEEEEEDFHV; this comes from the exons AAATGTGATGGGTTGATGCAGCCTGAATCTAAGAAATTTTCCATAGATCCACAAATAACATCATTTGAGATGTTACAGAACCTTCTGGCTAAAGCTTTTGACATTAAAAG tgATTTCACTATCAGTTACCTGTCACAAGATGGCGGTCAGGAGGTGTACCTCAGCATGCTGTCAGACTGGGATATGGACGCTGCATTCCAAAACGCCTCAGATCCTTGCCTTAAACTTAAAGTGGAACTTAAGCCATTTGATGAAA CACTTGAAGACTGGGATATTATCGCCCCTGTGGAGATACCCCAGTATCGTATGGCATTTCTGGACAAGGGGACATTCCTAGGGAACATTACTGGGACCATTTCAAATAGAGTAGAACGAACAGTTTCACACGTTCAAAGAGTCATTG GTATGAAGTCTGAAGATGAACAGCAGTATCGACCAATCAAATCTCCCATGACAGACATGGAGTTCCGTAACTACCTTGATTCCGATGGTCACATGGTCAAACCAGAAGAGTTCAGGCTGAGTATATACCAAGGCGGGATTGAACCTTCACTACGGAGAGTAGTTTGGCGACATTTACTTAACATCTACCCCAAAGATATGTCTGGAAGAGAAAGATTtgattatatgaaaaagaaaGAGAAGGAATATTTTGAGCTTAGAGACAAGTGGAGAAATTTATTCAGTACACGACAAGTGTCTGAGGAAGCAAAGCATGTAGCAAGTTTAGTGAAGAAAGATGTGTTAAGGACAGATAGAGGTCATAAATATTACTCTGGAGGTGATGACAGTAAAAATTTGGTAGCTTTGTACAATTTGTTAGTCACATATGCCTTGACACATCCTGAAGTTTCTTATTGTCAGGGTATGAGTGATATAGCTTCACCATTACTAGTTGTGCAGAAAGAGGAGGCACAGGCATACTTGTGCTTTTGTGGACTTATGAAAAGACTGCGTTCCAACTTCATGTATGACGGGGAGGCAATCACCACAAAGTTGCAGCATTTATCTACCCTTGTGCAATTTTATGATCCAGTATTCAATGCATATATGAAAAGTCATGGGGCTGAAGATCTGTTCTTCTGTTATAGGTGGCTACTATTAGAAATGAAGAGGGAGTTCCCATTTGAGGATGCACTGTACATGCTGGAGGTCATGTGGAGTACAATCCCACCATGTCCTCCAGAAGGCCAGCTTGAACTTTGTGATACTGAATATTCTCCGGCATTGATGATGTCAGTATCACCAAACTCCCCTTCTTTTGGCTTGAAAACACAGTATTCGCATTTACTTGCCAAACGTAGAATGACATGTCATGttaaagaaaatgctgaaagtaAGTCCCCGAAAGTATCTCAGTCACCAAAATCCACAAGTACGTCTTACAGAAATTTTGTTAATGATGGTCTAACTGATATTCAAGAGGAAAAATGTGGTTCTGTGGAAAAGTCTGGAAATAAAAGTGTTGAAAATGGCAGATCAGAATCTACAGAAAGCAATAGTAGCAAGGATTCTTCTCCTGTAGAGACTGTGCCACTTTCACTGCAGAATGGTTCTGCATCACAAGAAAAAGCTGATCTTGAGAACAGTTACCAGAACTCAAGGTACATGAAAAAATCAAGTGAAGAAAATGGGAAAGAAAATAGCAACACAGAAACAGATGAAGGCGTAGCCAATTCAAGCACAGGAAGTAGTAATAGTTCCTCGTACATGTCTGCTTCTCAGTCTATTGAGAGGTTTCCAAGTCTTATTACAGCAAGTGTTGAGGACAAAACTGAGTTAAATGATTCTGAGGTTATATCTGTAAGTGAAAGTAAAACATTGACTGACAATGGTACTGTTCTAGAAAACATATTTTCTGACACCCCAAATTGCGATCAGTCTGTAGGGAAACAGGAAGTGGATGTAACTGGGCACAGTCGAGTTCCTCATTCTGAAGATGAAAGTGAAGACCAGGCACAGTTTCATTTATCTCTAGATGAAACTGACAGATTAgtagaaaagaaaaagaacaatatTCCCCAAATTAAAGGGTCTTTTTTCAGTGGAATGAAAAGAATTCTTTCATCTCCAAAGAGACGCCCAGGACAGTCACAGCAGTGCAATGGAAAAACTATGGTTCATAAAGCAAATACTAAAACtgaaaacaataataaaagtATTAACACAGCAGTACAAGATTTAAAACTGTCTCCAAGAAATGGAGATGAACATACTTTGTTTGAAGTGAACCGTATGATCAAAAGTTTGAATTCTATTCCAAAAGAGCCTGGTGATTCAGATAGTGGAACTGGTTCACTGACGTCATCAACAAATTCTATACATGTGCTGGGAATCAAAAATAGGAGTTCAAGCCAGGGTAGTGAAAAGCCTGTTGAAGTATTGACAAAAGATCAGAGAGACTTTTTTGATAAGAAATACAAAGAAACAGTCTGTGACATTCCAAAAGCCAAGAAAGATATAGGAACTCTATGTTCGGATAATACACCTTCCTTTTGTGTGGATCATTTTAACATTAACAGTGATGAAACGGCAAGAACTGATGAATCTAAGGATGCAATTGGAATCAGCGATTGTGTAGAAGCAACTGATCCAGATGAAGGAAAGCTTGCTAAATTCAAGCAGTTGCCTACTCCGGATGAGTTTGGGTATGGGAATCCATTCCTGATGTTTCTCTGTCTGACGGTGTTACTTCAACATCGAGATATAATCATGAAGAGTGGAATGGAGTATGATGAATTGGCGATGTATTTCGACAAAATGGTGCGGAAACATAACGTGAATAAGGTTCTGCATCAGACGAGGATAATGTATACAGAATACATCAGAATGCAGCAGAAATTGCTTGAGGgagatgaagaagaagaagaagatttccATGTATGA